A single region of the Acidithiobacillus acidisediminis genome encodes:
- a CDS encoding DNA polymerase yields the protein MNCVVVVGNRIFTPDEVMDIALGDAVWDNATRTLTYVKGTQAEDFESSVGTPIQLAANDGNGLDLSRDPGGTWENEEDTDPHLGLDDLGEPTVRSPVLEPGFTALEEERFSPAAAEEAAFAGSERLPETLAVLSAADAVVLDVETTALSAYDHPVAPAFSQKIGDKTIKELLVAGCSLDIRPRARVLSLYVPQDGYRVAFDLARLMEDHRAALAGALHDKVWIGHNLGFDYAWMLALHPEVRPRRIIDTLLLATTHRPQALYEMQAALVTNGIHEWNIRDALWDYVQGKLSRKKQDDGDGGALSLQSLSLLYLQESLDKSYQKPHNWMVDRLTRAHWEYCMGDVETPLRIARKLLHLPEEADAVQILQALDGDARAAPAYRILETALHTIARMHHKGVPWSAERAAALDADLAREAREAAEKLLEIAPELRQTIEVPGKPTKKHPDPEPWKICPIEDLLSPSKGLTAPVKEAIAHAIVQETGNSALFHSPGGDGPAESITLDAKQLAFDYPDSQVVKLLAAVQGAVKERAMLCTLAACARDTRDGRIHPLTGVTTITGRTSATNPSLQQVPRDPRFRGVFAARPGHRIVATDFASIELRIAAALGVRAWEVLSVVVDALSRGRDSPHYKSLPRIRKRIGWILEHCPDLVAYLKSGDPDPPDSLIETDPPVFGEAAIEDYARSAACDLAKWVSRLRKATGGDPQRLPFRAVYLHGLDPHLLTAIAMRAQSGEFDLRGMSPLQYLQSLPAEETDILKKRMKDARQAAKVVNFGALYGQQPAGLHRFGVVGYGLRWTGQEAAQAHEAWFRLYPEIGLWHWLIRRFFVQKKQPILNPYNPVEADLTGKIYRWSTLSGRIVLSSKLTSAANYQDQGTGAEIALLAIGTLPQDIQAMLINFVHDELVLEVPESRVDEVVQIVEKTMVEAANRFLMPYGVPAAVETQVGDAWVH from the coding sequence ATGAACTGCGTAGTGGTGGTGGGCAACCGGATTTTTACCCCGGATGAAGTCATGGATATCGCGCTTGGAGACGCCGTCTGGGACAACGCGACCAGGACGCTGACCTATGTCAAAGGAACCCAGGCGGAGGATTTTGAATCTTCCGTGGGTACCCCTATCCAGCTGGCGGCGAACGATGGAAACGGCTTGGATCTATCCAGAGATCCCGGGGGTACCTGGGAAAACGAAGAAGATACGGATCCGCACCTGGGCCTCGATGATCTGGGGGAACCGACGGTGCGATCCCCGGTATTGGAACCCGGGTTTACCGCATTGGAGGAAGAGCGCTTTTCGCCAGCGGCCGCGGAGGAGGCAGCGTTTGCAGGATCCGAGCGCCTGCCGGAGACCCTGGCCGTGCTGTCCGCTGCCGATGCCGTGGTGCTCGACGTCGAGACGACGGCCCTCTCGGCCTATGATCACCCGGTGGCACCGGCCTTCTCGCAGAAGATCGGAGACAAAACCATCAAAGAACTGCTTGTAGCCGGCTGCTCCCTGGACATCCGGCCCAGGGCACGGGTGCTATCCCTCTACGTCCCACAAGACGGGTATCGGGTGGCTTTCGATCTGGCCCGTTTGATGGAAGACCACCGGGCCGCACTGGCCGGAGCCCTCCACGACAAGGTATGGATCGGCCATAACCTGGGTTTCGACTACGCCTGGATGCTGGCCTTGCATCCAGAGGTCCGGCCCCGGCGCATCATCGACACCCTGTTGCTGGCCACGACGCACCGGCCCCAGGCCCTGTACGAGATGCAGGCGGCGCTGGTCACCAACGGGATCCACGAGTGGAACATACGGGACGCCCTCTGGGACTATGTGCAAGGGAAGCTGTCCCGCAAAAAACAGGACGACGGCGACGGCGGGGCGCTGTCCCTGCAATCTCTGTCCCTGCTCTACCTGCAGGAAAGCCTCGACAAATCCTACCAGAAGCCACACAACTGGATGGTGGACCGGCTCACCCGGGCGCACTGGGAGTATTGCATGGGGGACGTGGAAACCCCTCTGCGCATTGCCCGCAAGCTCTTGCACCTGCCCGAAGAGGCGGACGCCGTCCAGATATTGCAAGCCCTGGATGGCGATGCCCGGGCGGCTCCGGCGTACCGGATCCTGGAAACGGCGCTCCATACCATAGCCCGGATGCACCACAAAGGGGTGCCCTGGTCCGCCGAGCGGGCTGCCGCTCTCGATGCGGATCTGGCTCGGGAGGCCCGGGAAGCGGCGGAGAAACTGCTGGAGATCGCGCCCGAGCTGAGGCAGACCATCGAGGTGCCCGGCAAGCCCACAAAGAAGCACCCCGACCCGGAGCCCTGGAAGATTTGCCCCATAGAAGATCTGCTATCGCCCAGCAAGGGGCTGACCGCCCCCGTAAAAGAGGCCATCGCGCACGCCATCGTGCAGGAGACGGGCAATTCGGCCCTGTTTCACTCGCCGGGCGGCGACGGCCCGGCGGAATCCATCACGCTGGACGCGAAGCAGTTGGCCTTCGACTATCCCGATTCCCAAGTGGTCAAGCTGCTGGCCGCCGTGCAAGGCGCGGTAAAAGAGCGGGCGATGCTGTGTACGCTGGCCGCCTGTGCGCGAGACACGCGGGACGGGCGTATCCACCCCCTGACCGGCGTCACGACGATCACCGGACGGACCTCCGCCACCAATCCGTCCTTGCAGCAGGTACCCCGGGACCCCCGATTCCGGGGGGTGTTTGCGGCTCGTCCCGGGCACCGGATCGTGGCCACCGATTTTGCTTCCATCGAGCTGCGAATTGCCGCGGCGCTCGGGGTGCGGGCCTGGGAGGTGCTGTCCGTGGTGGTGGACGCCCTTTCCCGCGGCCGGGACAGCCCACACTACAAAAGCCTTCCCCGAATCCGCAAGCGGATTGGCTGGATACTGGAGCACTGCCCGGACTTGGTAGCGTATCTGAAAAGCGGCGATCCGGACCCGCCGGATAGCCTGATAGAAACCGATCCGCCCGTTTTCGGCGAAGCCGCGATCGAGGACTACGCCCGGTCCGCGGCCTGCGATCTGGCAAAGTGGGTTTCCCGCCTACGCAAGGCAACCGGAGGGGACCCGCAACGCTTACCCTTCCGCGCAGTGTACCTGCACGGCCTGGATCCGCATTTGCTGACGGCCATCGCCATGCGGGCTCAGTCCGGAGAATTTGACCTGCGGGGGATGTCGCCATTGCAGTACCTGCAAAGTCTCCCGGCAGAGGAAACCGACATCCTCAAGAAGCGGATGAAAGACGCCCGGCAGGCGGCGAAGGTCGTCAACTTTGGTGCGCTATACGGCCAGCAGCCGGCTGGTCTGCACCGCTTCGGGGTGGTGGGGTACGGGCTCAGATGGACCGGGCAGGAGGCCGCCCAGGCCCACGAAGCCTGGTTCCGCCTGTACCCGGAGATTGGCCTGTGGCACTGGCTGATCCGTCGGTTTTTCGTGCAAAAAAAGCAGCCGATCCTGAATCCGTACAATCCGGTAGAGGCGGACCTGACCGGCAAGATTTATCGCTGGTCCACGCTGTCCGGCAGGATAGTCCTCTCTTCCAAGCTGACGTCCGCAGCCAACTATCAGGATCAGGGTACGGGAGCGGAAATCGCACTGCTGGCCATTGGCACCCTGCCCCAGGACATCCAGGCCATGCTCATCAATTTCGTGCACGATGAACTGGTTCTGGAGGTCCCGGAAAGTCGGGTAGATGAGGTAGTGCAGATCGTCGAAAAGACTATGGTGGAGGCCGCCAACCGATTCCTGATGCCCTATGGAGTGCCCGCCGCCGTCGAGACGCAGGTGGGGGACGCGTGGGTGCATTGA
- the ssb gene encoding single-stranded DNA-binding protein, with amino-acid sequence MSGVNKAILLGHLGRDPEMRYMPDGTANATLNVATSETYKDRDGNKQERTEWHRAVFWGRTAEVAGEYLRKGSMVYIEGRLRTRKWTDKEGQDRYTTEIVGDRLQMVGGRRDGDADDRDGQGESDRGKGMDPVPGDEFDNIPF; translated from the coding sequence ATGTCTGGAGTCAACAAAGCCATTTTACTCGGTCACCTGGGCCGGGACCCGGAAATGCGGTACATGCCCGACGGGACCGCCAACGCTACCCTGAACGTGGCAACGTCCGAGACCTACAAAGACCGCGACGGCAACAAGCAAGAGCGTACGGAGTGGCATCGGGCAGTTTTCTGGGGCCGGACGGCCGAGGTCGCGGGGGAATACCTTCGCAAAGGCAGCATGGTCTACATTGAGGGTCGCCTGCGCACCCGCAAATGGACGGACAAAGAGGGTCAGGACCGCTACACCACAGAGATCGTCGGCGACCGTCTCCAGATGGTTGGTGGACGACGGGATGGCGACGCTGACGACCGCGACGGCCAAGGTGAGTCGGACAGAGGTAAGGGAATGGATCCGGTCCCTGGGGACGAGTTCGACAATATCCCGTTTTAG
- the dinB gene encoding DNA polymerase IV: MPSPTPERSPELRKIIHVDMDAFFAAVEQRDRPELRGLPVIVGGDPNGRGVVATCSYEARRFGIRSAMSAAKARSLCPQAIFVRPRMEAYREASRQVMAILRSYTPLVEPLSLDEAFLDVTAVTANGTLAGEIAREILDRIHQETGLTASAGVSYNKLLAKLASD; the protein is encoded by the coding sequence TTGCCCAGCCCAACACCAGAGCGCAGCCCGGAGCTCCGCAAGATCATCCACGTGGATATGGATGCCTTCTTTGCAGCGGTCGAGCAACGCGATCGGCCAGAGCTCCGTGGTCTGCCGGTGATTGTCGGTGGCGACCCCAATGGCCGGGGCGTCGTTGCGACGTGCAGCTATGAGGCACGACGATTTGGTATCCGCTCGGCCATGTCCGCAGCCAAGGCCCGTTCGCTCTGCCCCCAGGCCATCTTTGTCCGTCCCCGCATGGAAGCCTATCGGGAGGCCTCCCGCCAAGTGATGGCCATCCTGCGCAGTTACACACCGCTGGTGGAACCCCTGTCTCTGGATGAGGCCTTTCTGGATGTGACTGCCGTAACGGCCAACGGAACCCTGGCAGGCGAGATCGCTCGGGAGATCCTGGATCGCATCCATCAAGAAACGGGGCTAACGGCTTCAGCAGGGGTCTCCTACAATAAGTTGCTCGCCAAGCTAGCCTCCGACTGA
- a CDS encoding DNA polymerase thumb domain-containing protein: MPPERGLAFLAPLPVGKLHGVGPATVKKLSAMGVETVLDLRNLSLEFLVTHFGKSGGWFYDVARAIDERPVQPSRQRKSVGTERTFSKNLEDRSVMRTTLQEMAAQVAARLQALNLAGHTVNIKARFPDFTTVTRAYTATEGIGSVDAIAALLPELLDRAVPKSASVRLLGITVSSLVDVLEASQVAHQLCLLDEILNPR, from the coding sequence ATTCCACCTGAGCGCGGCCTCGCTTTCTTGGCGCCGCTGCCCGTTGGCAAGCTACATGGCGTGGGTCCGGCAACCGTCAAAAAGCTCTCGGCGATGGGCGTGGAAACGGTCTTGGATCTACGGAACCTCTCGCTGGAGTTTCTTGTGACCCATTTCGGCAAGTCGGGAGGCTGGTTTTACGACGTGGCGCGGGCGATCGACGAGCGGCCGGTACAGCCGTCCCGCCAGCGGAAGTCGGTGGGAACCGAACGCACCTTCTCCAAAAACTTGGAGGATCGAAGCGTCATGCGGACTACGCTACAGGAAATGGCCGCGCAAGTTGCGGCCCGCCTCCAGGCCTTGAACCTGGCGGGCCATACCGTGAATATCAAAGCGCGCTTTCCCGATTTTACCACGGTCACCCGAGCATATACGGCGACCGAGGGCATCGGAAGCGTGGATGCTATCGCGGCCTTGCTACCAGAGTTACTCGACCGAGCCGTTCCCAAGAGCGCGTCCGTGCGCCTGCTGGGGATCACCGTGAGCAGCTTGGTCGACGTCCTGGAAGCGAGCCAGGTAGCACACCAGTTGTGCTTGCTGGACGAAATCCTCAACCCGCGGTAA
- a CDS encoding putative bifunctional diguanylate cyclase/phosphodiesterase, producing MFSKPQKPVYPSQSVPISDDLIAEERYRLTATLLEKATELVTTMDHSALLEGLCRTLVEATPHILLAWLWIGPSNSQEIVPQIAVGPALEYANTLKIRRNLLTKRGPVFQAISGADLVEMGISKRSLYGPWRRSARRYGFQTAIALRLSCPDERQSGVIVLYGDSEDYFQKVGEAPFLAFARSAQSMLHQCSLIDQLKGEAVTDVLTGLPNRRKFQSELQRHCTLTLQSDRLLAVGMLDLDNLKDINDTLGHAVGDAVLQETARRVLSALRTGDVCARLGGDEFGLIVRELTCVDDLEILSHRILDALREPITINDDLCVENSASLGWTLYPLENEDPETLLRHADRALYAAKHGGKDQFTLYNASSETTPENDIQPVRLLTQALQYGSLRLHYQPIVHRAPQGSVRLVGVEALLRIHSDDRVLTPASFGSALNHQRLARPVGRFVLQNALIQAEAWQTQGLDIPIAVNVSVTHLLDPKFLEDIESLVLENPSVSPGNITLEVTETAEISDFRLVCSILQQCRLWGLGVSLDDFGTGYSSLTYMQKFPATSIKIDGSFTKSILKNKNDLAIVSGIIVAANGIGVGVIAEGVESVECADLLQTIQCNTLQGYWIAKPMTADSLVKWMHDSEVITHRF from the coding sequence ATGTTCTCCAAGCCACAGAAGCCCGTCTATCCCAGCCAATCGGTCCCCATATCCGACGACTTGATCGCAGAAGAGCGCTATCGCCTGACCGCGACGCTCTTGGAAAAGGCCACCGAGCTCGTCACCACAATGGATCACAGCGCCCTTCTGGAGGGGCTGTGTCGCACTCTCGTAGAAGCTACTCCGCACATCCTTTTGGCTTGGCTGTGGATCGGTCCTAGCAATAGCCAAGAGATCGTCCCGCAGATCGCCGTTGGGCCTGCCTTGGAGTATGCAAACACCCTCAAAATCCGCCGCAATCTGCTCACCAAGCGAGGGCCTGTATTTCAAGCCATCTCCGGAGCCGACTTGGTGGAAATGGGTATATCCAAGCGGTCACTCTACGGACCTTGGCGTCGATCTGCGCGCCGGTACGGGTTTCAAACGGCCATTGCCTTGCGGCTCTCGTGTCCAGACGAGAGACAATCGGGAGTCATCGTCCTTTACGGAGACTCAGAGGACTATTTCCAGAAGGTAGGGGAGGCCCCTTTCCTGGCCTTTGCGCGATCCGCCCAGTCCATGCTGCATCAGTGCTCCCTGATAGATCAACTCAAGGGTGAGGCCGTTACCGACGTTCTTACAGGGCTTCCGAATCGACGCAAGTTCCAATCGGAACTGCAACGACACTGTACCCTTACCCTCCAGAGCGACCGTCTGCTCGCGGTCGGAATGCTCGACTTAGACAATCTGAAAGATATCAACGATACCTTGGGGCATGCCGTCGGCGATGCCGTGCTCCAGGAGACGGCTCGACGAGTCTTGTCCGCATTGCGCACGGGCGATGTGTGTGCCCGATTGGGTGGCGACGAGTTTGGACTGATTGTTCGCGAGCTGACTTGTGTGGACGATCTGGAAATTCTCTCCCACCGTATCCTCGACGCACTGAGAGAACCCATCACAATAAACGACGACCTGTGTGTGGAGAACTCGGCAAGCCTCGGTTGGACCCTTTACCCTCTGGAGAATGAAGATCCGGAAACCTTGCTTCGGCATGCCGATCGTGCACTCTACGCGGCAAAGCATGGGGGAAAGGACCAGTTCACCTTGTACAATGCGTCTTCCGAAACAACCCCAGAAAACGATATCCAGCCGGTACGGCTGCTTACCCAGGCGCTGCAATACGGCTCGCTACGCCTACACTATCAACCAATCGTCCACCGCGCTCCGCAAGGTAGCGTGCGATTGGTCGGCGTGGAAGCTCTGCTCCGAATACACTCGGACGACCGGGTACTGACACCGGCCAGTTTCGGAAGCGCCCTGAACCACCAGCGACTGGCGCGCCCGGTTGGTCGATTCGTCCTGCAGAACGCACTCATTCAAGCAGAAGCGTGGCAAACCCAGGGGCTCGATATCCCTATAGCCGTCAACGTGAGCGTTACTCATCTTCTTGATCCGAAGTTTCTGGAGGATATCGAGAGCCTGGTGCTTGAAAATCCCAGCGTGTCTCCGGGAAATATCACGCTGGAGGTCACGGAAACCGCAGAGATATCGGACTTTCGACTGGTCTGTTCGATTTTGCAGCAATGTCGGCTGTGGGGGTTGGGCGTATCCCTGGACGATTTCGGCACAGGATACTCGTCTCTGACCTATATGCAGAAGTTTCCAGCAACATCCATCAAAATCGATGGCAGCTTCACGAAAAGCATACTGAAGAACAAAAACGATCTCGCCATTGTTTCCGGTATCATCGTAGCTGCAAACGGTATAGGGGTCGGGGTGATCGCTGAAGGCGTGGAATCCGTCGAGTGCGCCGATCTACTACAGACCATCCAGTGCAACACCCTTCAAGGATACTGGATTGCCAAACCCATGACGGCCGATAGCCTGGTAAAATGGATGCATGACTCTGAAGTCATAACCCACCGTTTTTGA
- a CDS encoding type II toxin-antitoxin system HicA family toxin, with protein MSQWPSLKARLVLAALLRIGWRVKRQTGSHRTLGRPDVVFAFHDGEEIGPKMLARLAKQTGLSPEDLK; from the coding sequence ATGAGCCAATGGCCTTCTTTGAAGGCGCGACTGGTCTTGGCCGCACTTCTCCGGATTGGTTGGCGCGTCAAGCGACAGACAGGATCACATCGAACGCTCGGCAGGCCGGACGTGGTGTTTGCGTTTCATGACGGAGAAGAAATCGGCCCGAAGATGCTGGCGCGGCTTGCCAAGCAGACTGGCCTTTCTCCGGAGGACTTGAAATGA
- a CDS encoding type II toxin-antitoxin system HicB family antitoxin, whose amino-acid sequence MKLHVEYEQEEDGRWIAEIPELPGVMCYGVSRNDAAAKVEALALRAIADRLDEGEMAASPITIETLERAEA is encoded by the coding sequence ATGAAGCTCCATGTTGAGTACGAACAGGAAGAAGACGGGCGTTGGATAGCAGAGATACCCGAACTGCCTGGCGTCATGTGTTATGGCGTGTCGCGTAACGACGCGGCGGCTAAGGTGGAGGCCCTGGCGCTGCGGGCTATAGCGGATCGCCTCGATGAAGGTGAAATGGCGGCATCCCCCATCACTATCGAGACGCTGGAACGTGCTGAGGCATGA
- the dinB gene encoding DNA polymerase IV, with amino-acid sequence MPSPPERSLALRKIIHVDMDAFFAAVEQRDRPELRGLPVIVGGDPNGRGVVATCSYEARRFGIHSAMSAARARSLCPQAIFVRPRMDAYREASRQVMAILRSYTPLVEPLSLDEAFLDVTAATADGILAVEIAREILGRIHRETGLTASAGVSYNKLLAKLASDWRKPHGLFVIPPERGLDFLAPLPVGKLHGVGPATVKKLSAMGIDTVSDLRAMTQERLMRCFGKAGAWFYEVARGIDRRPVQPTRQRKSVGTERTFSENLEDRRTMLATLQQMAGQVAARLQALALAGCTVNIKARFPDFATVTRAHTATEVIGSTETIVALLPELLDRAVPQRASVRLLGITVSGLAQIQAASRGARQLNLLDEISDLR; translated from the coding sequence TTGCCCAGCCCACCAGAGCGCAGCCTCGCTCTCCGCAAAATCATCCACGTGGATATGGACGCGTTCTTTGCGGCTGTGGAGCAACGCGATCGGCCAGAGCTCCGTGGTCTGCCGGTGATTGTGGGTGGCGACCCCAATGGCCGGGGCGTCGTCGCGACGTGCAGCTATGAGGCTCGACGATTTGGGATCCACTCGGCCATGTCGGCGGCACGGGCTCGCTCCCTCTGCCCGCAGGCCATCTTTGTCCGTCCCCGCATGGATGCCTATCGAGAGGCCTCCCGTCAGGTTATGGCTATCCTGCGCAGCTACACACCACTCGTGGAGCCACTGTCGCTGGATGAGGCCTTTCTGGACGTCACTGCTGCCACCGCCGATGGTATCCTGGCGGTCGAAATCGCCCGTGAGATACTGGGCCGCATTCATCGGGAAACGGGGCTGACCGCTTCGGCAGGGGTCTCCTACAATAAGTTGCTCGCCAAGCTCGCCTCCGACTGGCGCAAACCCCATGGGCTTTTCGTTATCCCGCCCGAACGTGGCCTCGACTTCCTGGCGCCGCTGCCCGTTGGCAAACTGCATGGTGTGGGTCCGGCCACTGTAAAAAAACTATCCGCTATGGGTATCGACACCGTCTCGGATTTGCGGGCGATGACGCAGGAGCGGTTAATGAGGTGTTTCGGTAAGGCTGGAGCTTGGTTTTACGAAGTGGCGCGGGGGATCGATAGGCGGCCCGTGCAGCCGACCCGCCAACGGAAATCGGTGGGTACGGAGCGGACATTCTCGGAAAATCTGGAGGATCGAAGGACCATGCTGGCGACGTTACAACAAATGGCCGGGCAGGTTGCGGCCCGTCTCCAGGCACTCGCCTTGGCGGGCTGCACGGTGAACATCAAGGCACGCTTTCCCGATTTTGCCACGGTCACCCGAGCGCACACGGCGACCGAGGTCATCGGGAGTACGGAAACCATCGTGGCATTGCTACCAGAACTACTGGATCGGGCAGTTCCTCAGAGGGCGTCCGTGCGTCTGCTCGGAATCACAGTGAGTGGCCTCGCCCAAATCCAGGCGGCGAGCCGCGGCGCCCGCCAGCTGAACTTGCTGGACGAAATCTCCGATCTGCGGTAA
- a CDS encoding glycine zipper domain-containing protein, whose amino-acid sequence MSNYTQKHDKSALRVAIGVITIAFLSGCANMSPTGQRALSGGAIGAAGGAVLGTVVAGNPAVGAAVGGAVGAGVGAALPQIENGLNGN is encoded by the coding sequence ATGTCAAATTATACCCAGAAACATGATAAATCGGCTCTACGGGTGGCCATTGGAGTAATTACCATTGCCTTTCTCAGCGGCTGTGCCAATATGAGCCCAACGGGTCAAAGAGCACTGAGCGGTGGTGCTATTGGCGCTGCAGGTGGGGCAGTTTTGGGGACGGTAGTTGCTGGCAATCCAGCGGTAGGTGCAGCGGTGGGCGGGGCTGTTGGCGCCGGGGTTGGAGCAGCGCTCCCACAAATTGAGAACGGATTAAACGGCAACTGA